A genomic stretch from Lathyrus oleraceus cultivar Zhongwan6 chromosome 2, CAAS_Psat_ZW6_1.0, whole genome shotgun sequence includes:
- the LOC127120595 gene encoding DNA mismatch repair protein MSH4 isoform X2 — protein MEDDGGEGSSFLVSIIENRAKEVGLAAFDLRSASLHLSQYIETSSLYENTKTLLHFYDPIVIIVPPNKSASNSTSAVTELVDRFYGSAKKAVLSRACFDDTKGAILIKNLAARDPSALGLDTYYKQYYLCLAAAAAVLKWTEAEKGVVVTNHSLSVTFNGTFDHMNIDATSVQNLEIIEPFHSALLGTCNKKRSLFHMLKTTKTIGGTRLLRANLLQPLKDIETINARLDCLDELMNNEQLFFALCQVLRKFPKETDRVLCHFCFKPKKVTIEVRSVDRAKKSQVLVSSVILLKTALDALPLLSKALKDAKSFLLSNIYKSVCENEKYDLIKKRIEEVIDEDVLHARVPFVACTQQCFAVKAEIDGLLDISRRSFCETSEAIHTLANNYREDFKLPNLKLTFKNRQGFHFIVPQKNIQGKLPSKFIQLNARNKSAAAECYTRTEVCLEELMDAIRENVSALTLLAEMLCLLDMIVNSFSHMISTKPVDQYTRPEFTENGPMAIDAGRHPILESIHNDFVANNLFLSEASNMVIVTGPNMSGKSTFLQQVCLIVILAQVGCYVPARFLTLRVVDRVFTRMGAFDNLESNSSTFMTEMKETAFIMQNVSQRSLIVMDELGRATSSSDGFAIAWSCCEHLLSLKAYTIFATHMENISELATIYANVKIHHFHVELKNNHLEFKFQLKEGPKHIPHYGLLLAEVAGLPNSVIETARMITSKISEKEKKRMEINCLQNHSIQNAYHVAQRLLCLKYSNQDEDTIRQALHNLKEYCVKQKL, from the exons ATGGAAGACGACGGTGGAGAGGGTTCGAGCTTCCTAGTCAGCATCATCGAAAATAGAGCGAAAGAG GTTGGATTAGCTGCTTTTGATTTGAGGTCTGCTTCACTGCACCTTTCACAATATATTGAAACTAGCAGTTTGTATGAAAACACGAAGACATTGCTGCATTTCTATGACCCCATTGTTATCATTGTTCCTCCAAACAAGTCAGCTTCCAATTCTACCAGTGCAGTTACAGAATTGGTTGATAGATTTTATGGTTCGGCCAAGAAG GCAGTGTTGTCCCGTGCTTGTTTCGATGACACAAAG GGCGCTATCTTAATAAAAAACCTAGCCGCGAGGGATCCTTCTGCACTTGGTTTGGACACTTATTACAAGCAGTATTATCTGTGCTTGGCTGCCGCCGCCGCTGTTTTAAAGTG GACAGAAGCAGAAAAAGGGGTGGTTGTTACCAATCACTCATTGTCG GTCACCTTTAATGGAACATTTGACCACATGAATATTGATGCGACCAG CGTCCAAAATTTGGAAATTATTGAGCCATTTCATTCTGCCCTACTGGGAACATGCAACAAAAAGAGAAGTTTGTTTCACATGCTCAAGACAACTAAAACTATTGGAGG GACTAGGCTCCTTCGTGCCAATTTGTTGCAGCCTCTAAAAGACATCGAAACAATCAATGCTCGTCTAGATTGCCTA GATGAACTGATGAACAACGAACAACTATTTTTTGCCCTCTGTCAGGTTTTACGTAAATTTCCAAAAGAGACTG ATAGAGTTTTATGCCACTTCTGCTTTAAGCCGAAGAAAGTTACAATTGAGGTCAGGTCAGTTGATCGTGCTAAAAAGAGTCAAGTGCTAGTATCAAGTGTAATCCTCCTTAAAACTGCTTTAGATGCTCTTCCATTACTGTCTAAG GCGCTTAAGGATGCCAAGAGTTTCCTTCTTTCAAATATCTACAAGTCCGTTTGTGAAAATGAAAAATATGATCTTATTAAGAAAAG GATAGAGGAAGTTATTGATGAAGATGTGCTTCATGCGCGGGTTCCTTTTGTTGCCTGCACTCAGCAATGCTTTGCTGTTAAGGCTGAAATTGATGGTCTCTTGGATATTTCACGAAGATCATTTTGTGAAACCAGTGAAG CTATCCACACTCTTGCAAACAATTATCGAGAGGATTTCAAGTTGCCAAATTTAAAGCTTACTTTCAAAAACAGGCAGGGATTCCACTTTATTGTACCACAGAAGAATATTCAAGGAAAGCTTCCAAGCAAGTTCATTCAG TTGAACGCTAGGAATAAATCTGCAGCTGCAGAATGCTATACAAGAACAGAGGTTTGTCTGGAAG AACTAATGGATGCAATCCGTGAGAATGTCTCTGCATTGACACTGCTAGCTGAGATGCTGTGTTTGTTAGATATGATTGTTAACTCATTTTCTCATATGATTTCAACTAAGCCTGTGGATCAATATACAAGACCAGAATTTACAG AAAATGGGCCAATGGCAATTGATGCTGGTAGACACCCAATCTTGGAGAGCATACACAATGACTTTGTT GCCAACAATTTATTTCTGTCCGAAGCCTCAAACATGGTGATTGTGACAGGCCCCAATAT GAGCGGAAAGAGTACTTTCCTTCAACAAGTGTGTCTCATAGTTATTCTTGCTCAAGTTGGGTGTTATGTTCCTGCCCGCTTCTTGACTCTGAGGGTAGTTGATCGTGTTTTCACAAGGATGGGTGCATTTGATAATCTTGAATCAAATTCTAGCACG TTCATGACAGAGATGAAGGAGACAGCTTTTATCATGCAAAATGTTTCACAGAG GAGTCTGATTGTTATGGATGAACTTGGTAGGGCTACTTCTTCATCTGATGGGTTTGCAATTGCATGGAGCTGCTGTGAACATCTTTTGTCACTTAAAGC GTATACCATATTTGCCACTCATATGGAGAATATATCCGAATTAGCAACAATCTATGCTAACGTGAAAATTCATCACTTTCATGTCGAATTAAAAAACAACCATTTGGAGTTCAAG TTTCAACTTAAGGAAGGACCGAAGCATATCCCCCATTATGGGCTTCTGTTAGCAGAAGTGGCAGGATTGCCAAATTCGGTTATTGAGACCGCCAGAATGATCACATCAAAGATTTCAGAAAAG GAGAAGAAAAGAATGGAGATCAACTGCTTGCAGAATCACTCAATCCAGAATGCTTATCATGTTGCACAAAGATTGTTATGCCTTAAATATTCCAATCAAGACGAGGATACAATTCGGCAAGCTTTGCATAATCTCAAGGAATACTGTGTCAAACAAAAGCTTTAA
- the LOC127120595 gene encoding DNA mismatch repair protein MSH4 isoform X1: MEDDGGEGSSFLVSIIENRAKEVGLAAFDLRSASLHLSQYIETSSLYENTKTLLHFYDPIVIIVPPNKSASNSTSAVTELVDRFYGSAKKAVLSRACFDDTKGAILIKNLAARDPSALGLDTYYKQYYLCLAAAAAVLKWTEAEKGVVVTNHSLSVTFNGTFDHMNIDATSVQNLEIIEPFHSALLGTCNKKRSLFHMLKTTKTIGGTRLLRANLLQPLKDIETINARLDCLDELMNNEQLFFALCQVLRKFPKETDRVLCHFCFKPKKVTIEVRSVDRAKKSQVLVSSVILLKTALDALPLLSKALKDAKSFLLSNIYKSVCENEKYDLIKKRIEEVIDEDVLHARVPFVACTQQCFAVKAEIDGLLDISRRSFCETSEAIHTLANNYREDFKLPNLKLTFKNRQGFHFIVPQKNIQGKLPSKFIQIVKHGNNIHCSTLELASLNARNKSAAAECYTRTEVCLEELMDAIRENVSALTLLAEMLCLLDMIVNSFSHMISTKPVDQYTRPEFTENGPMAIDAGRHPILESIHNDFVANNLFLSEASNMVIVTGPNMSGKSTFLQQVCLIVILAQVGCYVPARFLTLRVVDRVFTRMGAFDNLESNSSTFMTEMKETAFIMQNVSQRSLIVMDELGRATSSSDGFAIAWSCCEHLLSLKAYTIFATHMENISELATIYANVKIHHFHVELKNNHLEFKFQLKEGPKHIPHYGLLLAEVAGLPNSVIETARMITSKISEKEKKRMEINCLQNHSIQNAYHVAQRLLCLKYSNQDEDTIRQALHNLKEYCVKQKL, from the exons ATGGAAGACGACGGTGGAGAGGGTTCGAGCTTCCTAGTCAGCATCATCGAAAATAGAGCGAAAGAG GTTGGATTAGCTGCTTTTGATTTGAGGTCTGCTTCACTGCACCTTTCACAATATATTGAAACTAGCAGTTTGTATGAAAACACGAAGACATTGCTGCATTTCTATGACCCCATTGTTATCATTGTTCCTCCAAACAAGTCAGCTTCCAATTCTACCAGTGCAGTTACAGAATTGGTTGATAGATTTTATGGTTCGGCCAAGAAG GCAGTGTTGTCCCGTGCTTGTTTCGATGACACAAAG GGCGCTATCTTAATAAAAAACCTAGCCGCGAGGGATCCTTCTGCACTTGGTTTGGACACTTATTACAAGCAGTATTATCTGTGCTTGGCTGCCGCCGCCGCTGTTTTAAAGTG GACAGAAGCAGAAAAAGGGGTGGTTGTTACCAATCACTCATTGTCG GTCACCTTTAATGGAACATTTGACCACATGAATATTGATGCGACCAG CGTCCAAAATTTGGAAATTATTGAGCCATTTCATTCTGCCCTACTGGGAACATGCAACAAAAAGAGAAGTTTGTTTCACATGCTCAAGACAACTAAAACTATTGGAGG GACTAGGCTCCTTCGTGCCAATTTGTTGCAGCCTCTAAAAGACATCGAAACAATCAATGCTCGTCTAGATTGCCTA GATGAACTGATGAACAACGAACAACTATTTTTTGCCCTCTGTCAGGTTTTACGTAAATTTCCAAAAGAGACTG ATAGAGTTTTATGCCACTTCTGCTTTAAGCCGAAGAAAGTTACAATTGAGGTCAGGTCAGTTGATCGTGCTAAAAAGAGTCAAGTGCTAGTATCAAGTGTAATCCTCCTTAAAACTGCTTTAGATGCTCTTCCATTACTGTCTAAG GCGCTTAAGGATGCCAAGAGTTTCCTTCTTTCAAATATCTACAAGTCCGTTTGTGAAAATGAAAAATATGATCTTATTAAGAAAAG GATAGAGGAAGTTATTGATGAAGATGTGCTTCATGCGCGGGTTCCTTTTGTTGCCTGCACTCAGCAATGCTTTGCTGTTAAGGCTGAAATTGATGGTCTCTTGGATATTTCACGAAGATCATTTTGTGAAACCAGTGAAG CTATCCACACTCTTGCAAACAATTATCGAGAGGATTTCAAGTTGCCAAATTTAAAGCTTACTTTCAAAAACAGGCAGGGATTCCACTTTATTGTACCACAGAAGAATATTCAAGGAAAGCTTCCAAGCAAGTTCATTCAG ATTGTAAAACACGGGAACAACATTCATTGCTCAACTTTGGAACTAGCATCT TTGAACGCTAGGAATAAATCTGCAGCTGCAGAATGCTATACAAGAACAGAGGTTTGTCTGGAAG AACTAATGGATGCAATCCGTGAGAATGTCTCTGCATTGACACTGCTAGCTGAGATGCTGTGTTTGTTAGATATGATTGTTAACTCATTTTCTCATATGATTTCAACTAAGCCTGTGGATCAATATACAAGACCAGAATTTACAG AAAATGGGCCAATGGCAATTGATGCTGGTAGACACCCAATCTTGGAGAGCATACACAATGACTTTGTT GCCAACAATTTATTTCTGTCCGAAGCCTCAAACATGGTGATTGTGACAGGCCCCAATAT GAGCGGAAAGAGTACTTTCCTTCAACAAGTGTGTCTCATAGTTATTCTTGCTCAAGTTGGGTGTTATGTTCCTGCCCGCTTCTTGACTCTGAGGGTAGTTGATCGTGTTTTCACAAGGATGGGTGCATTTGATAATCTTGAATCAAATTCTAGCACG TTCATGACAGAGATGAAGGAGACAGCTTTTATCATGCAAAATGTTTCACAGAG GAGTCTGATTGTTATGGATGAACTTGGTAGGGCTACTTCTTCATCTGATGGGTTTGCAATTGCATGGAGCTGCTGTGAACATCTTTTGTCACTTAAAGC GTATACCATATTTGCCACTCATATGGAGAATATATCCGAATTAGCAACAATCTATGCTAACGTGAAAATTCATCACTTTCATGTCGAATTAAAAAACAACCATTTGGAGTTCAAG TTTCAACTTAAGGAAGGACCGAAGCATATCCCCCATTATGGGCTTCTGTTAGCAGAAGTGGCAGGATTGCCAAATTCGGTTATTGAGACCGCCAGAATGATCACATCAAAGATTTCAGAAAAG GAGAAGAAAAGAATGGAGATCAACTGCTTGCAGAATCACTCAATCCAGAATGCTTATCATGTTGCACAAAGATTGTTATGCCTTAAATATTCCAATCAAGACGAGGATACAATTCGGCAAGCTTTGCATAATCTCAAGGAATACTGTGTCAAACAAAAGCTTTAA
- the LOC127120595 gene encoding DNA mismatch repair protein MSH4 isoform X3 → MEDDGGEGSSFLVSIIENRAKEVGLAAFDLRSASLHLSQYIETSSLYENTKTLLHFYDPIVIIVPPNKSASNSTSAVTELVDRFYGSAKKAVLSRACFDDTKGAILIKNLAARDPSALGLDTYYKQYYLCLAAAAAVLKWTEAEKGVVVTNHSLSVTFNGTFDHMNIDATSVQNLEIIEPFHSALLGTCNKKRSLFHMLKTTKTIGGTRLLRANLLQPLKDIETINARLDCLDELMNNEQLFFALCQVLRKFPKETDRVLCHFCFKPKKVTIEVRSVDRAKKSQVLVSSVILLKTALDALPLLSKALKDAKSFLLSNIYKSVCENEKYDLIKKRIEEVIDEDVLHARVPFVACTQQCFAVKAEIDGLLDISRRSFCETSEAIHTLANNYREDFKLPNLKLTFKNRQGFHFIVPQKNIQGKLPSKFIQIVKHGNNIHCSTLELASLNARNKSAAAECYTRTEVCLEELMDAIRENVSALTLLAEMLCLLDMIVNSFSHMISTKPVDQYTRPEFTENGPMAIDAGRHPILESIHNDFVANNLFLSEASNMVIVTGPNMSGKSTFLQQVCLIVILAQVGCYVPARFLTLRVVDRVFTRMGAFDNLESNSSTFMTEMKETAFIMQNVSQRSLIVMDELGIPYLPLIWRIYPN, encoded by the exons ATGGAAGACGACGGTGGAGAGGGTTCGAGCTTCCTAGTCAGCATCATCGAAAATAGAGCGAAAGAG GTTGGATTAGCTGCTTTTGATTTGAGGTCTGCTTCACTGCACCTTTCACAATATATTGAAACTAGCAGTTTGTATGAAAACACGAAGACATTGCTGCATTTCTATGACCCCATTGTTATCATTGTTCCTCCAAACAAGTCAGCTTCCAATTCTACCAGTGCAGTTACAGAATTGGTTGATAGATTTTATGGTTCGGCCAAGAAG GCAGTGTTGTCCCGTGCTTGTTTCGATGACACAAAG GGCGCTATCTTAATAAAAAACCTAGCCGCGAGGGATCCTTCTGCACTTGGTTTGGACACTTATTACAAGCAGTATTATCTGTGCTTGGCTGCCGCCGCCGCTGTTTTAAAGTG GACAGAAGCAGAAAAAGGGGTGGTTGTTACCAATCACTCATTGTCG GTCACCTTTAATGGAACATTTGACCACATGAATATTGATGCGACCAG CGTCCAAAATTTGGAAATTATTGAGCCATTTCATTCTGCCCTACTGGGAACATGCAACAAAAAGAGAAGTTTGTTTCACATGCTCAAGACAACTAAAACTATTGGAGG GACTAGGCTCCTTCGTGCCAATTTGTTGCAGCCTCTAAAAGACATCGAAACAATCAATGCTCGTCTAGATTGCCTA GATGAACTGATGAACAACGAACAACTATTTTTTGCCCTCTGTCAGGTTTTACGTAAATTTCCAAAAGAGACTG ATAGAGTTTTATGCCACTTCTGCTTTAAGCCGAAGAAAGTTACAATTGAGGTCAGGTCAGTTGATCGTGCTAAAAAGAGTCAAGTGCTAGTATCAAGTGTAATCCTCCTTAAAACTGCTTTAGATGCTCTTCCATTACTGTCTAAG GCGCTTAAGGATGCCAAGAGTTTCCTTCTTTCAAATATCTACAAGTCCGTTTGTGAAAATGAAAAATATGATCTTATTAAGAAAAG GATAGAGGAAGTTATTGATGAAGATGTGCTTCATGCGCGGGTTCCTTTTGTTGCCTGCACTCAGCAATGCTTTGCTGTTAAGGCTGAAATTGATGGTCTCTTGGATATTTCACGAAGATCATTTTGTGAAACCAGTGAAG CTATCCACACTCTTGCAAACAATTATCGAGAGGATTTCAAGTTGCCAAATTTAAAGCTTACTTTCAAAAACAGGCAGGGATTCCACTTTATTGTACCACAGAAGAATATTCAAGGAAAGCTTCCAAGCAAGTTCATTCAG ATTGTAAAACACGGGAACAACATTCATTGCTCAACTTTGGAACTAGCATCT TTGAACGCTAGGAATAAATCTGCAGCTGCAGAATGCTATACAAGAACAGAGGTTTGTCTGGAAG AACTAATGGATGCAATCCGTGAGAATGTCTCTGCATTGACACTGCTAGCTGAGATGCTGTGTTTGTTAGATATGATTGTTAACTCATTTTCTCATATGATTTCAACTAAGCCTGTGGATCAATATACAAGACCAGAATTTACAG AAAATGGGCCAATGGCAATTGATGCTGGTAGACACCCAATCTTGGAGAGCATACACAATGACTTTGTT GCCAACAATTTATTTCTGTCCGAAGCCTCAAACATGGTGATTGTGACAGGCCCCAATAT GAGCGGAAAGAGTACTTTCCTTCAACAAGTGTGTCTCATAGTTATTCTTGCTCAAGTTGGGTGTTATGTTCCTGCCCGCTTCTTGACTCTGAGGGTAGTTGATCGTGTTTTCACAAGGATGGGTGCATTTGATAATCTTGAATCAAATTCTAGCACG TTCATGACAGAGATGAAGGAGACAGCTTTTATCATGCAAAATGTTTCACAGAG GAGTCTGATTGTTATGGATGAACTTG GTATACCATATTTGCCACTCATATGGAGAATATATCCGAATTAG
- the LOC127120596 gene encoding 40S ribosomal protein S12-2 produces MSGEEEVVAAVEPVAAAAVIPGEPMDIMTALQLVLRKSRAYGGLARGLHEGAKVIEKHTAQLCVLAEDCDQPDYVKLVKALCAEHNVSLLTVPSAKTLGEWAGLCKIDSEGKARKVTGCSCVVVKDFGEEHEAYNVVLQHVKAN; encoded by the exons ATGTCAGG TGAAGAAGAGGTTGTTGCCGCAGTCGAGCCTGTTGCTGCTGCTGCTGTAATTCCCGGTGAGCCAATGGACATCATGACTGCCCTACAACTTGTGCTTAGAAAGTCGCGGGCTTATGGCGGTCTTGCACGAGGTCTTCACGAGGGTGCTAAAGTGATTGAGAAGCACACTGCACAGCTCTGTGTTCTAGCCGAAGATTGCGACCAACCTGATTACGTCAAATTGGTGAAAGCCCTTTGTGCAGAGCATAATGTTAGTTTGTTGACAGTTCCAAGTGCAAAGACCCTAGGAGAATGGGCTGGT TTATGTAAGATTGATTCTGAAGGAAAAGCTAGGAAGGTTACTGGTTGCTCTTGTGTAGTTGTCAAG GATTTTGGAGAGGAACACGAAGCCTATAATGTTGTTTTGCAGCATGTCAAAGCTAACTGA